From Draconibacterium halophilum, one genomic window encodes:
- a CDS encoding sensor histidine kinase: MKGKALKYIIMLATVSIVGVFLVQFAFIRSSYNLSEKQFQESASVALKEVAWQVMLATGTTETFDSITPVEVISNNTYLVNVGVAIDKELLKQNLTTQLKRHDIYYDYEFSIYSPTQEQMDETTLVHIDENEEPSDFEFPQNEEYTNYFGIHFPNRSSYFFNQLSIWYFLSALLMLVIFFFGYTLWVIIRQRQLSEIQKNFINNLTHELKTPISSIALAANVINDEKILESPTRLFNYTHIIQEQTTRLSKNVEKVLNLATIEKSRILLNLEEVNLIKFLEEAIDHFGESKAGQGAKVTINTKISECTIQADRFHFSNLVSNILENAAKYCDKTPGIKIKLLQKQNSYELSFIDNGIGIPREHRKRIFKKFYRVPTGNVHNVKGFGLGLDYVYKIVKAHNWKIKVNDNPKGGSIFSLTIPK, encoded by the coding sequence ATGAAAGGAAAAGCACTTAAATACATTATAATGTTGGCAACTGTATCAATAGTTGGCGTATTTTTGGTGCAGTTTGCTTTTATTCGCAGTTCGTATAATCTTTCGGAAAAGCAATTTCAGGAAAGTGCCAGTGTGGCTTTAAAAGAAGTGGCATGGCAGGTAATGCTGGCCACCGGAACTACCGAAACTTTCGACAGTATTACGCCGGTTGAAGTAATATCGAACAACACCTACCTTGTAAATGTTGGTGTAGCAATCGATAAAGAACTCTTAAAACAAAACCTTACTACCCAGCTAAAACGACACGACATTTATTACGATTACGAATTTTCAATTTACAGCCCTACCCAGGAACAAATGGACGAAACCACACTTGTACATATCGACGAAAACGAAGAACCATCGGACTTCGAGTTTCCGCAAAACGAAGAATACACCAACTATTTTGGCATTCATTTCCCCAACCGGTCTTCTTACTTTTTTAATCAGCTTTCAATTTGGTATTTCTTATCTGCTTTGTTAATGCTGGTCATCTTTTTCTTTGGTTATACCTTATGGGTTATTATCCGCCAAAGGCAATTGTCCGAAATTCAGAAAAACTTCATCAACAACCTCACCCACGAATTAAAAACCCCAATCTCCTCAATCGCTCTGGCGGCAAACGTTATTAATGATGAAAAGATTCTGGAATCACCCACCCGTCTTTTCAACTACACCCACATTATACAGGAACAAACAACACGTCTGTCGAAAAATGTTGAAAAAGTACTTAACTTAGCAACGATAGAGAAAAGCCGGATCCTGCTTAATCTGGAGGAAGTAAATCTTATCAAGTTCTTAGAAGAAGCAATCGATCATTTCGGGGAATCGAAAGCCGGGCAAGGCGCAAAAGTCACGATAAATACCAAAATCAGTGAATGTACGATTCAGGCAGATCGGTTCCATTTTTCAAACCTGGTATCGAATATTCTTGAAAATGCTGCAAAATATTGCGACAAAACACCCGGGATTAAGATTAAACTTTTGCAAAAGCAGAACAGTTATGAACTTAGTTTTATCGATAACGGTATTGGCATTCCGCGAGAACACCGAAAACGAATCTTTAAAAAGTTTTACCGTGTTCCTACCGGAAATGTGCACAACGTAAAAGGGTTTGGGCTTGGGCTCGACTATGTATACAAAATTGTAAAAGCACATAACTGGAAAATTAAAGTAAACGACAATCCCAAAGGGGGAAGTATATTTAGCTTAACCATTCCAAAGTAG
- a CDS encoding DUF1573 domain-containing protein, whose translation MKRILQLLAVFSLVVAFNSAMGQGTPKIVFEEQSHDFGSFKESDGVQKTTFNFTNKGEAPLVLSNVRASCGCTTPKWTREPVAPGESGSIDVSYNPKNRPGSFNKSVTVSSNAENRTVVLRINGKVEPREKTLAEKYPRKIGDLRVKSNYLSFAKIKKGETVTKELELVNDTDKPVEVGFRTVPKHLTAKAEPQTIPAKGKGKLVVTYDSDAANTFGFASHRIYLSLDGSNNYKNSVGVSATIEEDFSKLSPEELANAPVANFNEKSVDFGEMNQGDKKEHTFTLTNNGKTDLIIRRVRSSCGCTAVAPSKKVIAAGETAPIKVTFDSRGKRGRQSKSITVITNDPKTPTSTLRISSQVVVASAG comes from the coding sequence ATGAAACGCATTTTACAACTATTAGCAGTTTTTTCACTGGTTGTTGCTTTTAATTCAGCAATGGGCCAGGGAACTCCAAAAATTGTTTTTGAAGAACAATCACACGATTTTGGTTCGTTTAAAGAATCAGACGGTGTGCAGAAAACAACATTTAATTTTACAAACAAAGGAGAAGCTCCATTAGTATTATCTAATGTTCGTGCATCTTGTGGTTGCACCACTCCAAAATGGACACGTGAACCTGTTGCCCCCGGAGAAAGCGGAAGCATCGATGTAAGTTATAATCCTAAAAACCGTCCGGGTTCATTTAATAAGTCGGTAACGGTTAGTTCGAATGCTGAAAACCGTACTGTTGTTCTACGAATTAACGGAAAAGTTGAGCCACGCGAAAAGACATTGGCTGAGAAGTATCCAAGAAAAATTGGTGATTTGAGAGTGAAATCAAACTACCTCTCATTTGCGAAAATTAAAAAGGGCGAAACCGTAACAAAAGAATTGGAATTGGTTAACGATACCGATAAACCTGTTGAAGTAGGATTTCGCACAGTACCAAAACACCTTACCGCTAAAGCTGAACCGCAAACTATTCCGGCAAAAGGCAAAGGTAAATTGGTTGTAACTTATGATTCGGATGCTGCTAATACGTTTGGCTTTGCATCACATCGTATTTACTTGTCGTTAGACGGAAGCAACAATTACAAAAATTCAGTAGGAGTAAGTGCTACCATCGAAGAAGATTTCTCGAAACTTTCACCTGAAGAATTGGCAAACGCTCCTGTCGCTAATTTCAACGAAAAATCAGTTGATTTTGGCGAAATGAATCAAGGCGATAAAAAAGAACATACTTTTACGTTGACGAATAATGGTAAAACTGATTTAATTATCAGAAGAGTTCGTTCATCTTGCGGTTGTACTGCTGTGGCTCCTTCGAAAAAGGTAATTGCAGCGGGTGAAACAGCACCGATTAAAGTTACTTTCGATTCGCGCGGAAAACGTGGTCGTCAGAGTAAATCGATCACTGTTATTACCAACGATCCAAAAACACCAACATCAACATTGCGTATTTCAAGCCAGGTTGTTGTTGCCAGTGCAGGATAA
- the meaB gene encoding methylmalonyl Co-A mutase-associated GTPase MeaB: MSENNKHHIENDPKYKGLLVNEGVEKPEAVNNDSIQRFLKKKRKLLSVDEYVNGILDGDITLLSKAVTLVESSKSEHQQIAQQVIQKCLPHSGKSVRIGITGVPGVGKSTFIEALGKYLTNKGEKLAVLAIDPSSERTKGSILGDKTRMEELASDSNAYIRPSPSAGSLGGVARKTREIIILCEAAGYNHIFIETVGVGQSETAVHSMTDFFLLLMLAGAGDELQGIKRGIMEMADLITINKADGNNLEKAEMAKVQYKNAIHLFPSKDSGWAANVLTCSAYKKTGIDAIWDQIEKYREQTIDNGYFFRKRNEQSTYWMYETIEENLKRNFYDHPEIKEKLKVLENYVLTDQMSSFIAATELLNTYAKLK; the protein is encoded by the coding sequence ATGTCAGAAAACAATAAACACCATATAGAAAACGATCCGAAGTACAAAGGATTACTCGTGAATGAGGGAGTTGAAAAGCCGGAAGCGGTTAACAACGATTCGATACAGCGATTTTTGAAAAAGAAGAGAAAATTGCTGTCGGTTGATGAATATGTGAACGGGATTTTAGATGGCGATATCACACTTTTAAGTAAAGCTGTTACTTTGGTTGAGAGCTCGAAATCGGAACATCAACAAATAGCTCAGCAAGTTATACAAAAGTGTTTGCCACACAGCGGCAAATCAGTTCGTATTGGAATAACCGGTGTGCCTGGAGTTGGGAAAAGTACCTTCATTGAGGCACTTGGAAAATACCTGACGAATAAAGGAGAAAAGCTTGCCGTGTTGGCAATTGATCCGAGTAGCGAACGTACCAAAGGAAGTATTTTGGGCGATAAAACGCGAATGGAAGAATTAGCCAGCGACAGCAATGCTTACATTCGTCCCAGTCCATCGGCAGGATCGTTGGGTGGAGTTGCACGAAAAACGCGCGAAATCATTATTCTTTGCGAAGCTGCTGGTTATAATCATATTTTTATTGAAACTGTTGGGGTGGGGCAAAGCGAAACAGCAGTTCATTCCATGACCGATTTTTTCCTGTTGCTAATGTTGGCCGGGGCGGGTGACGAACTACAGGGCATAAAGCGTGGAATTATGGAAATGGCCGACCTGATTACCATAAACAAAGCCGACGGCAACAATCTTGAAAAGGCAGAAATGGCAAAAGTGCAATATAAAAACGCCATTCATCTTTTTCCTTCCAAAGATTCGGGTTGGGCAGCCAACGTGCTAACCTGTTCAGCCTATAAAAAAACCGGTATTGATGCCATTTGGGATCAAATTGAAAAATACAGGGAACAGACTATTGACAACGGGTATTTTTTCCGTAAACGAAACGAACAATCTACCTACTGGATGTATGAAACCATTGAAGAAAACCTGAAAAGAAACTTTTATGATCATCCCGAAATTAAGGAGAAATTGAAAGTGCTCGAAAACTACGTGCTCACCGATCAGATGAGTTCGTTTATTGCAGCTACCGAATTACTAAATACCTACGCAAAATTAAAATAA
- the lpdA gene encoding dihydrolipoyl dehydrogenase, whose amino-acid sequence MNYDVIVIGSGPGGYVAAIRASQLGLKVAVVEKENLGGICLNWGCIPTKSLLKSAQAFEYAVHAADYGVAIEGEVKPDFGAMVKRSRNVANGMSKGIQFLFKKNKVESIFGWGKVTDKNTVEVTDDDGKKNSYTAKHIILATGARSRELPNLPQDGEKIIGYRKALTLEKQPESMVVVGSGAIGSEFAYFYHSIGTKVTLVEFMPTLVPNEDAEVAKQLERNFKKSKMKVMTGSSVESVDTSGDKCKVTIKTKKGEEVVEADIVLSAVGIAPNTENIGLEELGVETDNGRVKVDEYYKTNVDGIYAIGDILAGPALAHVASAEGITCIEKIAGLNPEPIDYGNIPGCTYTSPEVSSVGLTEAKAKEEGYEIKVGKFPYSASGKASAAGQKDGFVKLIFDAKYGELLGAHMIGGNVTEMIAEMVVAKKLEITGHELIKTIHPHPTMSEAIMEAAAAAYDEVIHI is encoded by the coding sequence ATGAATTACGATGTAATAGTTATAGGTAGCGGACCAGGCGGATATGTAGCAGCAATTCGTGCGTCGCAGCTCGGATTAAAAGTTGCTGTTGTAGAAAAGGAAAACCTGGGTGGAATCTGTTTAAACTGGGGCTGTATTCCTACAAAGTCGTTGCTGAAAAGTGCACAGGCTTTTGAGTATGCTGTCCATGCTGCCGATTATGGTGTAGCCATTGAAGGAGAAGTGAAACCCGATTTTGGTGCCATGGTAAAAAGAAGCCGCAACGTTGCCAATGGAATGAGCAAGGGAATTCAATTCCTGTTCAAGAAAAATAAAGTTGAATCGATTTTTGGCTGGGGAAAAGTAACCGATAAAAATACGGTTGAAGTAACCGACGATGACGGCAAAAAGAATTCGTACACAGCTAAACACATTATTTTGGCAACAGGTGCACGTTCGCGCGAATTACCAAACTTGCCACAAGACGGCGAAAAAATTATTGGATACCGCAAAGCACTTACGCTTGAAAAACAGCCTGAAAGTATGGTTGTTGTAGGATCGGGTGCTATTGGCAGCGAATTTGCTTATTTCTATCATTCCATAGGAACCAAAGTTACGCTGGTTGAATTTATGCCGACACTGGTCCCTAACGAAGATGCAGAAGTAGCCAAACAACTGGAGCGCAATTTTAAAAAGTCGAAAATGAAAGTGATGACCGGCTCGTCGGTTGAAAGCGTGGATACTTCGGGCGACAAGTGCAAAGTAACCATTAAAACCAAAAAAGGCGAAGAAGTGGTTGAGGCTGACATTGTTCTTTCGGCAGTTGGAATTGCACCAAATACCGAAAATATTGGCTTGGAAGAATTAGGTGTTGAAACGGATAACGGTCGCGTTAAAGTTGATGAATATTATAAAACCAATGTAGACGGTATTTACGCCATTGGCGACATTCTTGCCGGACCGGCATTGGCACACGTAGCATCGGCAGAGGGGATTACCTGTATTGAAAAAATTGCCGGCCTGAATCCGGAACCAATAGATTACGGAAATATTCCCGGTTGTACTTATACCAGCCCTGAAGTCTCATCGGTTGGTTTAACCGAGGCAAAAGCAAAAGAAGAAGGTTACGAAATTAAAGTGGGTAAATTCCCCTATTCGGCCAGTGGAAAAGCAAGTGCAGCCGGACAAAAAGATGGTTTTGTTAAATTAATTTTCGATGCGAAGTATGGTGAGTTGCTTGGTGCACATATGATTGGAGGTAATGTTACAGAAATGATTGCCGAAATGGTTGTGGCCAAAAAACTTGAAATTACCGGACACGAGTTGATCAAAACCATTCACCCGCACCCAACAATGAGCGAAGCTATTATGGAAGCTGCCGCTGCCGCTTACGATGAGGTGATACACATTTAG
- a CDS encoding OmpP1/FadL family transporter, translating to MKKLTLIVAFSMLLQLAFAGGLLTNYNQSAQYIRMLSRNAALEIDAVFYNPAGLVKMEDGWHFAFYSQTILQTRDIDTQFPTLNSGHYTGETTIPVYPDIYAVYKKNNWAYSIGIGPIGGGGTAEFAGGIPTLEIPFSLIPGQLSGLGQIDPALAVTSYDLDMALEASSTFWGIQLGASYAVNDQFSFYGGLRLMPSTNKYDGAIRNIQLNGVDAATWLNGASGQVNGFAGQASAGADLMYGTASTMQPVIDAGYGTATLADLENGGVIDATTRAQIEGGLQLIGVPQAQINVMNALQVQGTYSAAGDELTSTATLLSGTAQTLAGTATQVGDKEVKTKQKGMGFTPIIGFNYSPNNDWTFALKYEFETKLTLENETEVDDMGLFPDGAESSNDIPAILTTGIGYRGLDWLEAQLSFNMYFDKGVDYGNNIRYSTLGEQVHRDIESNYTELALGLQFNVAENFAFSVGGMRSKNGVTPQYQSDFSYSNSSYTLAGGIMWNITDKLTFDAGVANTMYEDDTVTFTHAGIGSYDETYAKTTISMSAGISYSIF from the coding sequence ATGAAAAAATTGACATTGATTGTGGCATTTTCCATGCTACTTCAACTTGCTTTTGCAGGAGGTTTATTAACTAACTACAACCAAAGTGCACAATATATTCGTATGTTGTCGCGCAATGCAGCATTGGAAATTGATGCTGTTTTCTATAATCCGGCAGGTTTGGTAAAAATGGAAGATGGCTGGCATTTTGCTTTCTACAGCCAAACTATTTTACAAACCCGCGACATCGACACACAATTTCCTACCTTAAATTCAGGTCATTACACAGGAGAAACAACAATTCCTGTCTATCCTGATATATATGCAGTTTACAAAAAAAATAACTGGGCCTATTCAATTGGTATTGGTCCGATTGGAGGGGGAGGTACTGCCGAATTTGCGGGAGGAATCCCAACTTTGGAAATTCCTTTTTCCTTAATTCCCGGGCAATTGTCCGGATTGGGTCAAATTGATCCTGCGCTGGCAGTAACATCTTACGATTTGGATATGGCTTTGGAAGCATCTTCAACATTCTGGGGAATCCAGCTTGGAGCTTCTTATGCAGTAAACGACCAGTTTTCGTTTTATGGAGGATTGCGTTTAATGCCTTCTACAAATAAATACGACGGAGCAATTCGTAACATACAGCTAAACGGAGTTGATGCTGCAACGTGGTTAAATGGTGCATCAGGTCAGGTTAATGGATTTGCAGGACAAGCAAGTGCCGGTGCCGACCTAATGTATGGCACCGCAAGTACTATGCAACCGGTTATTGATGCAGGTTATGGAACTGCAACACTTGCCGACCTAGAGAACGGTGGCGTAATTGATGCTACTACACGTGCTCAAATAGAAGGAGGTTTGCAACTTATAGGTGTGCCGCAAGCGCAAATTAATGTCATGAATGCGCTTCAGGTACAAGGAACATATTCTGCTGCTGGAGATGAATTGACATCTACGGCGACATTACTTTCGGGAACTGCACAAACATTAGCCGGAACCGCCACCCAGGTGGGAGACAAGGAAGTTAAAACCAAACAAAAAGGAATGGGTTTTACACCGATTATTGGTTTTAATTATTCGCCCAACAACGACTGGACTTTTGCATTAAAATATGAGTTTGAAACCAAGCTTACCCTTGAAAATGAGACAGAAGTTGACGACATGGGTTTATTCCCTGACGGAGCCGAATCGTCGAATGATATTCCGGCAATTTTAACTACGGGTATTGGCTATCGCGGTCTCGATTGGTTAGAAGCGCAGCTTTCATTCAACATGTATTTCGATAAAGGTGTTGACTATGGTAACAACATTCGTTATTCAACTTTGGGCGAGCAGGTACATCGCGATATTGAAAGTAATTACACAGAGTTGGCGCTTGGTTTGCAGTTTAATGTAGCCGAAAACTTTGCTTTTAGTGTTGGGGGAATGCGCTCGAAAAATGGCGTAACACCTCAGTACCAGAGCGACTTTAGTTATAGCAACTCATCGTATACATTGGCCGGTGGAATTATGTGGAACATTACGGATAAACTGACTTTTGACGCAGGTGTTGCAAATACTATGTACGAAGATGATACGGTAACTTTTACGCATGCAGGAATTGGCAGCTACGACGAAACTTATGCAAAAACAACCATTAGTATGTCGGCAGGTATTTCATACAGCATTTTTTAA
- a CDS encoding NigD1/NigD2 family lipoprotein — translation MKRLVAMLSVFLIVFTSCQDDDPISFDAKGTVVDYAGAGDCGFIIELDNGNKVQPLYYPDSFTFSQGQRVLVTYTELDNVYVSCDQGVPCEVTYAEELSCSPYVDLYFENYDSLARDPVHLHAAYMDGDCLYFKISYSGGCQDHTIDLARMHPWTASSSTVPTFEIRHNANNDLCEAWFTREFRFDLSDLKAEGKTEFVLTAKLIDDEVYNKIFQLD, via the coding sequence ATGAAACGATTAGTCGCAATGCTATCCGTATTTCTTATCGTATTTACAAGTTGTCAGGACGATGATCCGATATCGTTTGATGCAAAAGGTACCGTTGTAGATTATGCCGGTGCCGGCGATTGTGGTTTTATCATCGAGCTCGATAACGGCAATAAAGTTCAGCCCCTGTACTATCCCGATAGTTTTACTTTTTCGCAGGGACAGCGGGTGCTGGTTACCTACACCGAGCTTGACAATGTTTATGTAAGCTGCGATCAGGGCGTACCTTGCGAGGTAACTTACGCCGAAGAGTTGTCGTGCTCGCCGTATGTCGATCTTTATTTTGAAAATTACGATAGTCTGGCCCGCGATCCGGTTCATCTACACGCAGCTTATATGGATGGCGACTGCCTGTATTTTAAAATCTCATACAGCGGAGGATGTCAGGACCACACTATAGATTTGGCGCGCATGCATCCATGGACGGCAAGTAGCTCCACTGTTCCAACATTTGAGATTAGACACAACGCTAACAACGATTTGTGCGAAGCGTGGTTTACCCGCGAGTTCCGTTTCGACCTGTCGGATTTAAAAGCCGAAGGAAAAACTGAATTTGTGCTTACCGCCAAACTTATTGATGATGAGGTTTACAATAAAATATTTCAGCTAGATTAG
- a CDS encoding serpin family protein, protein MKSSLSLLLLLFLIVVSSCSTTNDDPNPIKTIELDEKSAELIEAENEFGLELFQKIYAEEVESDNIMVSPLSVSLALAMTYNGANGETKTAMEETLKVYGLTPEEINESYKTLVAALQSLDPKVVLEIANAIYYREGFPVEDDFVSINRNYYDAEVEALNFGSPQAVNTINDWVANKTHEKIDKILENISGDHVMFLLNAIYFKGIWQSEFEEDDTEDLPFYLQNGSSIQVPTMQKTESLPYYSNNLFRAVKLAYGAGNYNMFVFLPQEENTVEDIVDELGLDSWKSWMAGFTDTVNIDLKLPRLKYKYEITLNDVLTDMGMGIAFNNGADFTGISKGGNLQIDYVKHKTFIEVNEKGTEAAAVTVVAVIVTSVGPHNMQFNVNRPFLYAITEKDTDAILFMGTVKNPQSEE, encoded by the coding sequence ATGAAATCTTCTTTATCACTCCTTTTACTTCTGTTCCTAATCGTTGTAAGCTCTTGTAGCACCACCAACGACGATCCGAATCCCATAAAAACTATTGAGCTGGATGAAAAATCGGCCGAACTGATTGAAGCCGAGAATGAATTTGGACTTGAACTCTTTCAGAAAATATATGCTGAAGAAGTAGAGTCCGATAATATTATGGTATCGCCACTAAGCGTAAGTCTGGCACTGGCCATGACCTACAATGGCGCCAACGGCGAAACTAAAACTGCCATGGAGGAAACACTGAAAGTTTATGGTCTTACACCCGAAGAAATAAATGAATCATACAAAACACTTGTGGCTGCACTGCAATCGCTCGACCCGAAAGTTGTGCTGGAAATTGCCAATGCCATTTATTATCGTGAAGGATTTCCGGTTGAAGACGATTTTGTTTCTATAAACAGGAATTATTATGATGCTGAAGTGGAGGCTCTTAATTTCGGCTCTCCGCAGGCAGTAAATACCATCAATGATTGGGTGGCCAATAAAACCCATGAAAAGATTGATAAGATACTTGAAAACATTAGCGGCGATCATGTAATGTTTTTACTGAATGCCATTTATTTTAAAGGAATATGGCAATCGGAATTTGAAGAAGACGACACCGAAGATTTGCCTTTTTATTTGCAAAACGGATCAAGCATACAAGTACCAACAATGCAAAAGACCGAGTCGTTGCCTTATTATTCGAATAATCTGTTCAGAGCTGTAAAATTGGCTTATGGCGCTGGCAATTATAACATGTTTGTTTTTCTTCCGCAAGAAGAAAATACAGTTGAAGATATTGTTGACGAGCTAGGTCTTGACAGCTGGAAAAGCTGGATGGCAGGTTTTACCGACACGGTCAATATCGACCTAAAGCTGCCACGCCTTAAATACAAATACGAAATAACATTAAACGATGTGCTAACCGATATGGGAATGGGAATTGCGTTTAATAACGGTGCCGATTTTACAGGAATTAGCAAAGGAGGCAATCTACAAATTGATTACGTAAAACATAAAACCTTTATTGAAGTAAATGAAAAAGGCACCGAAGCTGCAGCGGTAACAGTTGTAGCAGTTATTGTAACATCTGTAGGTCCACACAATATGCAGTTTAATGTAAACCGCCCGTTTTTATATGCCATTACTGAGAAAGATACTGATGCAATTCTTTTTATGGGAACTGTTAAAAATCCGCAAAGTGAGGAATAG
- a CDS encoding RNA polymerase sigma factor: protein MEDLKKIINDCASGKNRAQEQLYQLFAPKMFGVCLRYAKDNTEAEDNLQDGFIKVFQNIGRFRHEGSLEGWIRRIMVNVSLEKFRKQHVMHPVEDVSIYERQNVSDDILAGISAKELIAVIQELPPRYRMVFNLFVIEGMNHKEISEEMKITVGTSKSNLARARDILKRRVKELYGDIKETRNYTVG from the coding sequence TTGGAAGACCTGAAAAAAATAATAAACGATTGTGCTTCGGGAAAAAATCGTGCACAGGAACAATTATACCAACTATTTGCACCAAAAATGTTTGGGGTTTGTTTGCGCTATGCCAAAGATAATACCGAGGCGGAAGACAACCTGCAAGATGGTTTTATAAAGGTGTTTCAGAATATTGGCCGCTTTAGGCACGAAGGTTCTTTGGAAGGGTGGATAAGGAGGATAATGGTAAATGTTTCGTTGGAAAAATTTAGGAAACAACATGTTATGCATCCGGTTGAAGATGTGAGTATTTACGAACGGCAAAATGTCTCGGATGATATTCTGGCCGGAATTTCAGCCAAGGAACTGATTGCAGTAATACAGGAACTACCACCTCGTTACCGAATGGTTTTTAACCTTTTTGTTATTGAAGGAATGAACCACAAGGAAATTAGTGAAGAGATGAAAATTACCGTAGGAACATCAAAATCGAATCTGGCACGCGCCAGAGACATTTTGAAACGCCGGGTAAAAGAACTTTATGGAGATATTAAGGAAACAAGAAATTATACAGTTGGATGA
- a CDS encoding porin family protein: MSKKLNIDDSIREKLDGFSVAPPSHVWDNINTQLIEQRKKRRLAYAGWLSAAAVVVLAFIAGWYFNDKTVVEEPAMAQQQITPESNDESAVSPNDNSLELGADQLAEAEDEINTKTKLNNTTTIAESKSFAEVTLAAEQNYSETDQLVAERAQENYSLLQRIKAEFTTKNTNVTLEHRSTNTEIDKSFVADEMLIAANLRNLYEQKEEEHGWIVGAHVSPGYSSHSASHNDTYARNMTYDSDNGGSNVGGGISVQYKTSKRLRVESGFYYAKDGQKANNSFNLFASDNDLVYSVAPEVGPGFSNLVQTGSSGIAMNSTAGIIEMKTAPRGARISANLENTADAAANRLYSDGEFSQVFEFVEVPLYLRYSVLDKKVGIELLGGINAGFVIGNNAYLDNDYGVQNIGSTADISTLNFSGTIGVGVNYMLGKHFSFALEPRLNYYLNSINSNPDVDYRPYRIGVYTGVYYEF, encoded by the coding sequence ATGAGCAAGAAACTAAATATAGACGATTCGATCAGGGAAAAGCTTGATGGCTTTTCGGTTGCACCACCGTCGCATGTTTGGGACAATATTAACACCCAATTAATCGAGCAGCGGAAAAAGCGCCGTCTGGCTTATGCGGGTTGGTTATCCGCGGCTGCAGTTGTCGTACTGGCTTTTATTGCCGGATGGTACTTCAATGACAAAACCGTTGTTGAAGAACCAGCAATGGCTCAACAACAAATTACACCCGAAAGCAATGACGAATCGGCCGTTTCGCCAAACGATAATAGCCTGGAATTAGGAGCTGACCAACTTGCGGAGGCCGAAGACGAAATTAATACTAAAACAAAATTAAACAATACAACTACAATTGCTGAAAGCAAATCGTTTGCGGAGGTGACTCTTGCTGCGGAGCAAAACTATTCTGAAACCGATCAACTTGTGGCCGAACGTGCTCAGGAAAACTACAGCTTGTTGCAACGAATAAAGGCGGAATTTACCACTAAAAACACCAATGTGACTTTAGAACACAGGAGCACTAACACTGAAATTGATAAAAGCTTTGTTGCTGATGAAATGCTGATTGCCGCCAACCTTCGTAATTTGTATGAACAAAAGGAGGAGGAACACGGCTGGATTGTTGGAGCGCATGTTTCACCCGGTTATTCTTCGCACTCGGCAAGTCACAACGATACTTACGCCCGAAATATGACCTATGACAGCGATAATGGCGGAAGCAATGTTGGTGGCGGTATTTCTGTACAATACAAAACCAGCAAGCGTTTGCGTGTTGAGAGTGGATTTTATTATGCCAAAGACGGGCAAAAAGCAAATAACTCATTTAATCTGTTTGCTTCTGATAATGATTTGGTTTATAGTGTAGCACCAGAAGTAGGACCGGGCTTTTCAAATCTAGTTCAAACCGGAAGCAGCGGAATTGCTATGAACAGTACAGCCGGTATAATTGAAATGAAAACAGCGCCACGTGGCGCCAGAATATCAGCGAATTTGGAAAACACCGCCGATGCTGCGGCAAACAGGCTATATTCTGATGGTGAGTTCTCGCAGGTATTCGAATTTGTGGAAGTGCCTTTGTATTTACGTTACAGTGTGCTCGATAAAAAAGTAGGAATTGAGCTGCTTGGGGGAATTAACGCCGGTTTTGTAATTGGTAACAATGCTTACCTTGATAATGATTATGGCGTACAAAACATTGGAAGTACGGCCGATATCTCAACGCTAAATTTCTCAGGGACAATTGGTGTAGGTGTAAACTATATGCTTGGTAAACATTTCTCGTTTGCGCTGGAGCCTCGCCTGAATTATTACCTCAACTCGATTAACTCCAACCCTGATGTTGATTATCGTCCTTACCGGATTGGTGTTTACACGGGTGTTTATTACGAGTTTTAA